One segment of Clostridium botulinum DNA contains the following:
- a CDS encoding ABC transporter ATP-binding protein (Members of the family are the ATP-binding subunit of ABC transporters for substrates such as betaine, L-proline or other amino acids, choline, carnitine, etc. The substrate specificity is best determined from the substrate-binding subunit, rather than this subunit, as it interacts with the permease subunit and not with substrate directly.) has protein sequence MIEFKNVSKVFKNQTVLKDVSFKIDKGELVSIIGESGCGKTTTLKMINSLIKPSSGKILIDGENIGFKDVIKLRRNMGYVIQQTGLFPHMTIRENIEIIPRLEKVEKANIEKKTYELMDMVGLNAEEYLDRYPTELSGGQQQRIGVARAFATNPEIILMDEPFSALDPITRLQLQDELIDLQSKVRKTIVFVTHDMDEAIRIADKICIMNGGRIIQYDTPENILKNPCNDFVSEFIGKNRIWSSPEFIKVKDIMIDNPITCYKNISLLKCVEKMRSSKVDSLMVIDKLNHLLGIVTAKQIQNNTDRSVPVENIMNSDFIKASPDDTIIDILELVKENKISRLPVVDEGGCLRGIITKSSLVTTLSQQFLDTEEVE, from the coding sequence GTGATAGAATTTAAAAATGTGAGTAAAGTTTTTAAAAATCAAACTGTTTTAAAGGATGTATCTTTTAAAATAGATAAAGGGGAATTAGTAAGTATTATTGGTGAAAGCGGTTGTGGTAAAACTACCACTTTAAAAATGATAAATAGCCTTATTAAACCATCTTCAGGTAAAATTTTAATTGATGGTGAAAATATTGGATTTAAAGATGTTATAAAATTAAGAAGAAATATGGGATATGTTATTCAGCAAACAGGATTATTTCCTCATATGACTATTAGAGAAAATATTGAAATAATTCCGCGTTTAGAAAAAGTAGAAAAAGCTAATATTGAAAAGAAGACTTATGAATTAATGGACATGGTAGGATTAAATGCTGAGGAATATTTAGATCGTTATCCAACAGAACTTAGTGGTGGACAGCAACAAAGAATAGGTGTTGCAAGAGCTTTTGCAACAAATCCAGAAATAATATTAATGGATGAACCTTTTAGTGCACTAGATCCTATAACCCGTTTACAGCTTCAAGATGAATTAATTGATTTACAATCTAAGGTTAGAAAAACTATCGTTTTTGTTACACATGATATGGATGAAGCTATAAGAATAGCAGATAAAATTTGTATAATGAATGGAGGAAGAATCATTCAATATGATACTCCGGAAAATATACTTAAAAATCCATGTAATGATTTTGTAAGTGAATTTATTGGGAAAAATAGAATATGGTCTTCACCAGAATTTATAAAGGTAAAAGATATAATGATTGATAATCCTATTACATGTTATAAAAATATATCATTACTAAAGTGTGTAGAAAAGATGAGAAGTTCAAAGGTTGATAGCTTAATGGTAATTGATAAATTAAATCATCTTTTAGGAATTGTTACAGCTAAACAAATACAAAATAACACAGATAGAAGTGTGCCAGTAGAAAACATAATGAATTCTGATTTTATCAAGGCATCTCCAGATGACACAATTATAGACATACTTGAACTTGTTAAAGAAAATAAAATATCAAGATTACCAGTTGTTGATGAAGGTGGATGTTTAAGAGGAATAATAACTAAAAGTAGTTTAGTTACAACATTAAGTCAACAATTTTTAGATACTGAGGAGGTGGAATAA
- a CDS encoding TrkA C-terminal domain-containing protein, with amino-acid sequence MKRSLKIVSPVYQQIAADIASKIANGHYKVGEKIYARSALAAQYSVSSETARRAICILSDMEIVDTAKGSGVTIKSCQNAIKFVKQYEDIQTVNDLKKEILGSIERQTLENKYLKEHLLDLIDKTDRFKSINPFIPFEININKSTPYIGKNISEINFWHNTFATIIAIKRGESLVMSPGPYAIFREGDIFYFVGDEDCYERVHNFMYPQ; translated from the coding sequence ATGAAAAGAAGTTTAAAGATAGTAAGTCCTGTATATCAACAAATAGCAGCAGATATTGCTTCTAAAATAGCAAATGGGCATTATAAAGTTGGCGAAAAAATATATGCACGATCAGCATTAGCTGCTCAATATAGCGTTTCATCAGAAACAGCTAGACGAGCTATTTGCATTTTATCAGATATGGAAATTGTAGATACGGCTAAAGGCAGTGGTGTTACAATAAAATCATGTCAAAATGCAATCAAATTTGTAAAACAATATGAAGATATTCAAACAGTTAATGATTTGAAAAAAGAAATATTAGGAAGCATAGAACGTCAAACACTAGAAAATAAATATCTTAAAGAGCATTTATTAGATTTAATAGATAAAACAGATCGATTTAAATCTATAAACCCTTTTATACCATTCGAAATAAATATTAATAAAAGTACTCCATATATAGGTAAAAATATATCAGAAATTAATTTTTGGCATAATACATTTGCAACTATAATTGCAATAAAACGAGGAGAGTCTTTGGTGATGTCTCCAGGGCCTTATGCAATTTTTAGAGAGGGAGATATATTTTATTTTGTAGGTGATGAAGATTGCTATGAAAGAGTACATAACTTCATGTATCCACAATGA
- the tpx gene encoding thiol peroxidase, with product MNVNFKGNPVTLEGTIIKVGDIAPEFTAIDNSLNSISSKNLKGKKVFVSVPSVDTPVCDLEVKRFNKEATSLAGANIYVISMDLPFAQTRWCGSEGVDKVQTLSDYKDREFGKKYGTYIKELGLLTRAIFVVDESDKVIYVEYCEEVSSHPNYDKVLNVLK from the coding sequence ATGAATGTTAATTTTAAAGGAAATCCAGTAACACTTGAGGGCACAATTATAAAGGTTGGTGATATAGCACCAGAATTTACAGCTATAGATAATAGTTTAAATTCAATATCATCAAAAAATTTAAAAGGAAAGAAAGTTTTTGTAAGTGTTCCATCCGTAGATACTCCAGTATGTGATTTGGAAGTAAAAAGATTTAATAAAGAAGCCACAAGTCTTGCAGGTGCAAACATATATGTAATATCAATGGACTTACCATTTGCTCAAACAAGATGGTGTGGTAGTGAAGGTGTAGATAAAGTACAAACATTATCTGATTATAAGGATAGAGAATTTGGCAAGAAATATGGTACATATATAAAAGAATTAGGATTATTAACAAGAGCTATATTTGTAGTTGATGAAAGTGACAAGGTTATATATGTAGAATATTGTGAAGAAGTAAGTTCACATCCTAATTATGATAAGGTGTTAAACGTTTTAAAGTAA
- a CDS encoding DUF1622 domain-containing protein, translated as MFEELINKYLPIPIHIFELMGIIVISIGAFTAFYHYLKSLIDKKHFPIKYQFANSMALGLEFKLSAEILKTVLIRTFMELAIIGSIILLRLFMTVIINWEMKQEKKENNS; from the coding sequence ATGTTTGAAGAATTAATCAATAAATATTTGCCCATTCCTATTCACATATTTGAACTCATGGGCATTATAGTTATATCAATAGGTGCTTTTACTGCATTTTATCATTATTTAAAATCATTAATTGATAAAAAACACTTTCCTATAAAATATCAGTTTGCAAATTCTATGGCTCTTGGTCTTGAATTTAAATTATCTGCTGAAATATTAAAAACAGTTTTAATAAGAACATTTATGGAGCTTGCTATAATTGGATCAATAATATTATTAAGATTATTTATGACAGTAATAATAAATTGGGAAATGAAGCAAGAAAAAAAGGAGAATAACTCCTAA